In Candidatus Desulfofervidus auxilii, one genomic interval encodes:
- a CDS encoding TIGR00153 family protein, whose protein sequence is MFKKSFLGGKNEERVIEKIKKHIKILYTACETFKSALEKQDIEKMLTVSDLEREGDIVRREVLSNIYEGAFLPFIRPNICKFVEIMDNVLDELKNAAQVYDMGLKLDKDIRTDCIEIAHLNLNMCEMLSITFEALCEGQDLREKMLVIRIYEKKVDEMKLDLVKKLMGREIKTFWEGKVLSDFISYLSNISDIIEDASDYLQILNISIR, encoded by the coding sequence TTGTTTAAAAAGTCCTTTTTAGGTGGCAAAAATGAGGAGAGAGTCATAGAGAAAATAAAAAAACATATAAAAATTCTATACACTGCCTGTGAGACTTTTAAGAGTGCTTTAGAAAAACAGGATATAGAAAAAATGCTAACTGTTTCTGACTTAGAAAGAGAAGGAGATATAGTAAGAAGGGAAGTACTTTCAAATATTTATGAAGGAGCTTTTTTGCCCTTTATTCGGCCTAATATCTGCAAGTTTGTAGAAATTATGGATAATGTTCTCGATGAGCTAAAAAATGCTGCTCAGGTATACGATATGGGGTTAAAACTGGATAAAGACATAAGAACTGATTGCATTGAAATAGCCCATTTAAATTTAAACATGTGTGAAATGCTCTCTATTACCTTTGAAGCGTTGTGTGAAGGCCAGGATTTGAGAGAAAAGATGTTGGTTATCAGAATCTATGAGAAAAAAGTGGATGAAATGAAATTAGATTTAGTCAAAAAACTAATGGGAAGGGAAATAAAAACCTTTTGGGAAGGAAAAGTCCTTTCTGATTTTATATCCTATCTTTCAAATATCAGCGATATCATTGAGGATGCCAGCGATTACCTCCAGATTTTAAATATAAGCATAAGATAA
- a CDS encoding inorganic phosphate transporter, which produces MTDLIPIIAYTLIAFSVGSNDTSNALSICIGAEIIKFKKAVFLFGCFVLMGVILQGQRVMHTVGKSLLPINLAILNIALLISAFLIILSNWKKLPLSTHQVIIGSLTGAGMAFEVDINLSSLFKIVLSWIISPLGAFLFSLTLYRIMEKTLSKMPLFQIERILRILLLISGFLIAYNTGANELATILGGVIHTGLMDQLQASLLGSFFVFLGAILLSHRVIETVGKEIVALDPYSGFAAQFGAGICELLFTFLGMPVSTTYCIIGGISGVGMLKGMETVKMALIKKIVLSWILTPCLAFITCFILAKISHNM; this is translated from the coding sequence ATGACTGACCTAATTCCTATTATAGCCTATACCTTAATTGCCTTTAGTGTTGGCTCAAACGACACATCTAATGCCTTAAGTATATGTATAGGTGCTGAAATTATAAAATTTAAAAAGGCAGTCTTTCTATTTGGATGCTTTGTTTTAATGGGCGTTATATTACAAGGTCAAAGGGTAATGCATACCGTAGGGAAAAGCCTATTACCCATAAACTTAGCTATTTTAAATATAGCTTTGTTAATCTCTGCCTTTTTAATTATTCTTTCCAACTGGAAAAAATTGCCCCTTTCTACCCATCAAGTAATAATTGGCAGTTTGACCGGAGCGGGAATGGCCTTTGAGGTAGATATAAATCTTTCCTCCCTTTTTAAAATCGTGCTTTCTTGGATTATATCTCCTTTAGGGGCTTTTCTCTTTTCTTTAACCCTTTACAGAATAATGGAAAAAACTCTTTCTAAAATGCCTTTGTTTCAAATTGAAAGGATTCTCAGAATTTTATTGCTCATCAGTGGTTTTTTAATAGCTTATAATACTGGTGCCAATGAACTGGCAACTATTTTAGGGGGTGTGATACATACAGGGTTAATGGACCAATTACAGGCTTCCTTATTAGGTTCTTTTTTTGTATTCTTAGGAGCCATCCTTTTAAGCCACCGGGTGATAGAGACTGTAGGTAAGGAGATAGTTGCCTTAGACCCCTATTCAGGTTTTGCTGCCCAATTTGGTGCAGGTATTTGTGAATTACTCTTCACTTTCTTGGGAATGCCTGTTTCCACCACTTATTGCATCATTGGAGGAATTAGTGGAGTGGGAATGCTAAAAGGAATGGAGACAGTGAAGATGGCTTTAATTAAAAAAATAGTCCTAAGCTGGATTTTAACTCCCTGTTTGGCCTTTATAACCTGTTTTATCTTAGCAAAAATTTCCCACAATATGTGA
- a CDS encoding cytochrome c3 family protein, whose amino-acid sequence MMRKWMGWIIGLSFLSIVLLGGYLFAQDEEMTIAHEEVFQKLERAPVIFTHQKHVDVLGGDESCADCHHVYSEEEGKAVYEEGEETGCTDCHGFKDEKREDGGVTPSLMNAYHTNCVGCHRKLAREKKNTGPATCGECHNRANWKLIEKTEEAKEH is encoded by the coding sequence ATGATGAGAAAATGGATGGGATGGATAATAGGCCTCTCTTTTTTAAGTATTGTCTTATTAGGAGGATATCTTTTTGCCCAAGATGAGGAGATGACCATTGCCCATGAGGAAGTCTTTCAGAAATTAGAAAGAGCACCAGTAATCTTTACCCATCAGAAACATGTGGATGTTTTAGGTGGGGATGAATCCTGTGCTGACTGTCACCATGTGTATAGCGAAGAAGAAGGAAAAGCAGTCTATGAAGAGGGAGAAGAAACAGGTTGTACAGATTGTCATGGGTTCAAAGACGAAAAAAGAGAAGATGGGGGTGTTACCCCTTCTTTAATGAATGCCTATCACACAAATTGTGTGGGCTGCCATAGAAAATTGGCCAGGGAAAAGAAAAACACAGGCCCTGCCACTTGTGGTGAATGTCATAATAGGGCAAATTGGAAGTTAATAGAAAAAACCGAGGAAGCTAAAGAACATTGA
- the tmcB gene encoding electron transfer complex ferredoxin TmcB produces MAEYIGPIEPRENWDKWHVQDIGLDEPVKKLTPERIEKIVNRILIGEGWARIKAYVDTCIHCGLCSSACHHYLSNDGNPHFAPVGKIRNTLWPMLKAKGKVNAEFIKTAAEIVYTECNVCMRCSMYCPFGIDMAYLISLVRRICHFCRVVPQYLQDTVNSHAVTMNQMWVKQDEWIDTLQWQEEDAQDIVTTARIPLDKEGADVMYSVIGPEPKILAQLLANASVIMTVAGIDWTMPSFDGWDNSDMAMYSGDWEVMGRVKKAHFEAAMRLKCKKIVMGECGHAFRSVYDRGNRILGWRMHPIPIVHAVQFYYELLRDGKIKIARKIKEPVTLHDPCNIMRGRGLYEMGRYVMKAICEDFRDMWPNREYNYCCNAGGDVINCGPPWKTKRCDSNKVKAEQLERTGAKIVVTPCHNCHSGMEDIVGHYNLDMHVKFISELLVECIEIPEAIKA; encoded by the coding sequence ATGGCAGAATATATAGGCCCTATAGAGCCTAGAGAAAATTGGGATAAATGGCATGTCCAAGATATTGGTTTAGATGAACCGGTAAAGAAGCTAACACCTGAAAGGATAGAAAAGATTGTTAATCGGATATTAATTGGAGAAGGCTGGGCCAGAATTAAAGCTTATGTGGATACCTGTATCCATTGCGGATTGTGTTCTAGTGCCTGTCATCATTATCTTTCTAATGATGGTAATCCCCATTTTGCCCCTGTAGGAAAGATTAGAAATACCCTTTGGCCGATGTTAAAGGCAAAGGGAAAAGTAAATGCTGAATTTATTAAGACCGCGGCTGAAATTGTCTATACTGAATGTAATGTGTGTATGCGGTGTTCTATGTACTGTCCTTTTGGCATAGATATGGCCTATCTTATCAGTTTAGTCAGAAGAATATGTCATTTTTGTAGGGTAGTACCTCAGTACTTACAAGACACAGTGAATAGCCATGCGGTTACTATGAATCAGATGTGGGTAAAACAAGACGAATGGATTGATACCTTACAGTGGCAAGAAGAAGATGCCCAAGATATAGTCACTACTGCACGTATTCCTTTGGACAAAGAGGGGGCAGATGTAATGTATTCTGTAATTGGGCCTGAACCCAAAATTTTGGCTCAATTGCTGGCTAATGCTTCGGTTATCATGACCGTTGCAGGAATAGACTGGACAATGCCCTCTTTTGATGGCTGGGACAATAGTGATATGGCCATGTATTCTGGTGATTGGGAAGTAATGGGCAGGGTAAAAAAGGCCCACTTTGAAGCAGCCATGCGCCTCAAGTGTAAAAAGATTGTGATGGGTGAGTGTGGCCATGCTTTTAGGTCTGTCTATGATAGAGGCAATAGAATATTGGGCTGGAGGATGCACCCCATACCTATCGTCCATGCAGTTCAATTTTATTATGAACTATTGCGTGATGGAAAGATTAAAATTGCCCGTAAGATAAAAGAACCTGTAACCCTGCATGACCCTTGTAATATCATGAGGGGAAGGGGTTTATATGAAATGGGCCGTTATGTAATGAAGGCCATTTGTGAAGACTTTAGGGATATGTGGCCAAATAGAGAATATAATTATTGTTGTAATGCTGGAGGTGATGTTATCAATTGTGGACCACCTTGGAAGACAAAGCGGTGTGACAGCAACAAAGTAAAGGCAGAACAATTGGAAAGAACCGGGGCAAAGATTGTAGTTACTCCGTGTCATAATTGCCATAGTGGAATGGAAGATATTGTTGGACATTATAATTTAGATATGCATGTCAAATTTATTAGTGAACTATTGGTTGAGTGCATTGAAATTCCAGAAGCAATAAAGGCATAA
- the tmcC gene encoding TmcC family electron transfer complex membrane anchor subunit: MYEFVRGPLLWITFIVFVVGSLGKIIYLSWLSWKKDQTVYDYFSLKYGLRSILHWIIPFGSLNMRQRPAHTIISFSFHICLLIAPIFLLAHNILWYESFKISWWTIPDWLADIMSLVVIAACVFFFMRRRILPEVKYVTFTSDYVLLAIAALPFITGFLAHYQWILPYKIMLILHILSGELMLVAIPFTRLSHMLTFWMTRAYMGSEFGAVRHVKDY, encoded by the coding sequence ATGTATGAGTTTGTAAGAGGTCCTCTTTTGTGGATTACTTTTATAGTATTTGTGGTGGGAAGCTTAGGGAAAATAATCTATCTTTCTTGGCTTTCCTGGAAAAAAGACCAAACGGTATATGACTATTTTAGCTTAAAATACGGACTTCGTTCTATTTTACACTGGATTATTCCTTTTGGCAGTCTCAATATGCGTCAAAGGCCTGCTCATACCATTATTTCCTTTAGTTTTCACATTTGCCTATTGATAGCGCCTATTTTCCTTTTAGCCCATAATATTCTCTGGTATGAATCTTTTAAAATTAGTTGGTGGACAATTCCAGATTGGTTGGCAGATATTATGAGTTTGGTAGTAATTGCTGCCTGTGTATTTTTCTTTATGAGGAGAAGAATTTTACCAGAAGTGAAATATGTTACCTTTACCTCTGACTATGTGCTCTTAGCTATTGCCGCCCTACCATTTATTACCGGTTTTTTAGCTCATTATCAATGGATTTTACCTTATAAAATAATGTTAATTTTACATATTTTAAGTGGAGAATTGATGCTTGTAGCTATTCCTTTTACCCGCCTTAGTCACATGTTGACCTTCTGGATGACACGTGCCTATATGGGTTCTGAATTTGGCGCTGTGCGTCATGTAAAAGATTATTAA
- the tmcD gene encoding electron transfer complex subunit TmcD, protein MFDIKTWNAVSAAVHSCVCRSIMPNIKNWDWETKEKCITDINEWISKFPQVHELVVSNDGEKIAAAVKTEDEEITICVNGETWEETFEKVWSVKFSPDDRLTALVCADDEWTLAIDGNPWENKFEYVWDTTFSADGKSIAIKARSEGKYKVVVNDQPWENDFLEMRDMVISPDGRNTAAAVQIEAMPEGDIFKFEEGLWTVAVNGKPWPKKFQNVWGLDFSSDSAHVAAEVRIDPEHNTIAIDGKPWSEAYSWTWGPKFKPNSHRVTAPVQKGKWSLAIDGEIIWPAIFKQLWHQVFSPDEVSIAAVVALKNGKWTIAVDGKPWNTTVNGAVVEPVFSPNGKKIAAIVKLDEPVVELKPYRVWSIVVDDYIWPEWFDMVWDPVFSPDGENVATKVERNHKYTWAINGKVWNKEFDAIWPPIFSPDGNKMLLRCIENGKYYRRIISVSEILG, encoded by the coding sequence ATGTTTGATATAAAAACCTGGAATGCGGTGAGTGCTGCTGTCCACTCCTGTGTATGCCGAAGTATTATGCCTAATATAAAGAACTGGGATTGGGAAACGAAGGAAAAATGTATCACAGATATAAATGAATGGATATCAAAATTTCCTCAGGTACATGAGCTGGTAGTGAGTAATGATGGCGAAAAAATCGCAGCAGCGGTGAAGACAGAAGATGAAGAAATAACTATTTGTGTCAACGGAGAGACTTGGGAAGAAACGTTTGAAAAAGTCTGGTCAGTAAAATTTAGCCCTGACGATCGTTTAACAGCCTTGGTTTGTGCAGATGATGAGTGGACACTGGCTATAGATGGAAATCCTTGGGAAAATAAGTTTGAGTATGTATGGGATACTACATTCAGCGCTGATGGCAAAAGCATTGCAATCAAGGCAAGGAGTGAGGGAAAATACAAGGTAGTAGTAAATGACCAGCCTTGGGAAAATGACTTTTTAGAGATGAGAGATATGGTTATCAGTCCTGATGGACGAAACACAGCAGCGGCAGTGCAGATAGAGGCCATGCCTGAAGGAGATATTTTTAAATTTGAAGAAGGTCTCTGGACAGTAGCCGTCAATGGGAAGCCTTGGCCCAAAAAATTCCAAAATGTTTGGGGGTTAGATTTTAGTTCTGACAGCGCTCATGTAGCAGCAGAGGTAAGAATTGACCCCGAGCATAATACTATTGCTATAGACGGAAAACCCTGGTCAGAGGCTTATAGCTGGACATGGGGACCTAAGTTTAAGCCAAATAGCCACAGAGTGACGGCTCCTGTGCAGAAAGGCAAATGGTCTTTAGCTATAGATGGAGAAATTATCTGGCCTGCTATATTTAAACAACTTTGGCATCAGGTTTTTAGCCCTGATGAAGTTTCTATTGCTGCGGTAGTCGCCCTGAAAAATGGGAAATGGACTATTGCTGTAGATGGTAAGCCATGGAATACTACCGTAAATGGGGCTGTGGTAGAGCCTGTCTTTAGCCCTAATGGAAAAAAGATTGCGGCTATAGTAAAATTAGATGAACCTGTGGTAGAATTAAAGCCCTACCGAGTATGGAGTATTGTAGTAGATGACTATATCTGGCCTGAGTGGTTTGATATGGTCTGGGACCCTGTCTTCAGTCCTGATGGAGAAAATGTTGCTACTAAGGTAGAAAGAAATCACAAATATACCTGGGCCATAAATGGAAAGGTCTGGAATAAAGAATTTGATGCGATATGGCCACCAATCTTTAGTCCTGATGGAAATAAGATGCTCTTAAGATGCATTGAAAATGGAAAATATTATCGGCGTATTATTTCTGTAAGTGAAATATTGGGTTAA
- a CDS encoding DUF6079 family protein, with translation MQQIADLITLPEIKTVIYLKQALEPGGEALQTDLVFTQEVNRAFQAIFASLAEEKGKGFFIEGGYGSGKSHFLACLYLYLKSQTTPPVPNLPKVKGPWLVIPISLLDYGNEFRLQEIVLETINNDLESCFHKGLLPPNFMAELERLLENNKDTLNELAKQLNISKKELFTFKYWPHLHQLFQKLNLPYRPVLDREVLLKQLKQVLKEEGYKGAILLVDELSEFLKSKPTIPAFQEDIRFLQFLGEAAQDIPLWIIAALQEKLETTGDIPQDAFAKIKDRYPVRLLFAGAHIEEIVSERLVKKRLQAKAYLEELYEYFKQTFNYLPFDWEQWFKLYPVHPLTIQLLHELRGLFSQHRGAIDFVYSRLKGDTKRHIPSLLNAPPSTLLSPTLIFDHFSDRLRETLETNPYYEKVYGLYKQLIPGLFPEPETQKVALSLIKLLILLAVSPIKHHPTVKELTLAILHPFTDLDPILNFRFIHDILNQLIQKGAYLRHEPGKEFLEDKFYLDLEEDTQFIIRARFRQLKQAILPGDERIYQFNYQHAVSSPIPFKELSKTGKIDVNIIWQNTRREGQIHFVTLEKFLDSLTKIEPHSDFHLFILSLPLKEEVSLPPLPPGVGVWIPEKVNELYLEEAFIYGQLLERYQTDTTAKGKKLQKVVTTLYQHAIEQSTQELTWAYRQGSLYFSQKEATQVVILDASSWLRLLEGIGAFILEKRYPLHHLIAPHTLPPPFFQRQQLANALIIPGEITLKREERGLKLLIEGIVRPLGILKKIPGGYQVVIEETRAPLIKHILEAFQTKDRWSTKELFEYLHWGKFGLCEEQYTLLLLALIHSGLLMPYHQDKRLSPTRINLSSLNKVDTIELTPTLSSEELNLLSKVPFLPQKFQGQRLTVTQQETLWQTLIEFKKNTKFQLQAIKTFLNKFHSHPIFAFSDLNLAQETLQQLEQLLEAIKGSLTATSGLKRFCETLREISFIDILWARFQAIHEFYEKREKTCFIYEYLHHPDLHLLPDDHGLKAHYKEVAEIFKKNLLFNPSALLSLEEHFSDFHKAYTQVYKEKHNSYLTPERFNDYFKLQQEPDYKLLKLWSSLPVLPARAYLEKIEKKLNKVLKQLCQADVEACLAESPVCACGWKLGQEVDLPSISILKNQIQEGINASMQALQSPPLNNRLETYIKALKEIGNKEKANQLASFLKKKGEVEELLAITPELKNALLQGITVVERNLDTLITRLQGQNLPKSKLETIFKDWLEGREGLPPDAYVKVTVSTTGVPPALELALRELEPGFIPLAQKWKERFFSFLVFLAWCHFHKLPLSLAGELARIPETEWQDRQPSLLKLTLRLSEEEAFKQWAERIEDEDLLWQHLRFYQPNLSFSLERERLFPQLKSRILAYLLEKQEEFSISNLDEETKKLVLSYQKLLSLIKTSVDDYSTKEAWEGFLKEKLGHMEWMLGEVMTSNLPHTLKQSFLKQLTDWNKTLDKKFKQFYEQQKYAPLTLPPKGVAILLDGLRWDLWMVFKKQLLPSLGYKIEKEGFYWAQAPTDTFTQLTALNLEIYSENLSPGLHLLKKDALKIFKIDLIDTYIHQTHLFPHQIINEMITQLKPILKPLLKGNKNVFLFSDHGFRMKMTSVLRPSYKQPLYVHGGVSPQEVIVPWASFIKNK, from the coding sequence ATGCAACAGATAGCTGATTTAATCACCCTGCCAGAAATTAAGACTGTAATTTATCTAAAACAGGCCTTAGAACCCGGGGGAGAAGCATTACAAACTGATTTGGTGTTTACCCAGGAAGTAAATCGGGCCTTTCAGGCCATTTTTGCCAGTTTGGCTGAAGAAAAAGGAAAAGGTTTTTTTATTGAGGGGGGTTATGGAAGTGGCAAGTCACATTTTTTAGCCTGCCTTTATCTTTATCTTAAGTCTCAAACTACACCACCAGTGCCCAATTTACCTAAAGTCAAAGGACCATGGTTGGTTATTCCCATTTCCCTTTTAGATTATGGTAATGAATTCCGTTTACAAGAAATCGTATTAGAAACCATAAATAATGATTTGGAAAGTTGTTTTCATAAAGGACTATTACCACCTAATTTTATGGCGGAGTTAGAAAGGCTTTTAGAAAATAATAAAGATACCTTAAATGAACTTGCCAAACAGCTAAATATTTCTAAAAAAGAACTTTTTACTTTCAAATACTGGCCCCATCTACATCAATTATTTCAAAAATTGAATTTACCCTATCGTCCTGTATTAGACCGTGAGGTGTTATTAAAACAACTTAAGCAGGTATTGAAGGAAGAGGGTTATAAAGGGGCAATATTATTAGTAGATGAATTATCTGAATTTTTAAAGTCAAAACCCACTATTCCTGCCTTTCAAGAAGATATCCGCTTTCTCCAGTTTTTAGGTGAAGCGGCCCAAGATATTCCTTTATGGATTATTGCTGCTTTACAAGAGAAATTGGAAACCACTGGAGATATTCCCCAAGATGCCTTTGCCAAAATTAAAGATAGATACCCTGTGCGTTTATTATTTGCTGGAGCTCACATAGAAGAGATTGTAAGTGAACGTTTGGTAAAAAAGCGACTCCAGGCCAAGGCATACCTGGAAGAACTATATGAATATTTTAAACAGACATTTAATTATTTACCTTTTGATTGGGAACAATGGTTTAAGCTTTATCCTGTCCATCCTTTGACCATCCAACTTTTACATGAATTAAGGGGATTATTCTCTCAACACCGCGGAGCAATTGATTTTGTATATAGCCGCTTAAAAGGAGACACTAAAAGGCACATTCCCTCTTTATTGAATGCCCCACCCTCTACTTTACTTTCTCCTACCCTTATATTTGACCATTTTTCAGATAGGCTTCGTGAAACTTTGGAAACCAATCCATACTATGAAAAGGTTTATGGGCTTTATAAACAGCTTATTCCTGGCCTATTTCCTGAGCCTGAGACTCAAAAAGTTGCCCTTTCTCTAATAAAACTCCTGATTCTATTAGCAGTTTCACCTATAAAACATCACCCTACCGTAAAAGAACTTACTCTGGCTATTTTACATCCCTTTACTGATTTAGACCCTATACTTAATTTTCGTTTTATCCATGATATCCTTAACCAGTTAATTCAAAAAGGGGCCTATCTCAGACATGAGCCAGGTAAAGAATTTCTAGAAGATAAGTTTTACTTAGATTTAGAAGAAGATACACAATTTATCATCCGTGCTCGATTTCGCCAATTAAAACAGGCTATCTTACCAGGTGATGAAAGGATTTACCAATTTAATTATCAACATGCAGTTTCTTCTCCCATTCCCTTTAAAGAGTTAAGCAAGACAGGAAAAATAGATGTAAATATTATCTGGCAAAACACCCGCAGAGAAGGCCAAATTCATTTTGTCACCCTAGAAAAATTTTTGGATTCATTAACAAAGATAGAACCTCACTCCGACTTCCATCTGTTTATCCTTAGTTTACCTCTTAAGGAAGAAGTCAGCTTGCCTCCTTTGCCCCCGGGCGTAGGGGTATGGATTCCAGAAAAGGTAAATGAACTCTATTTAGAAGAGGCCTTTATTTATGGACAATTGTTAGAGCGTTATCAAACCGATACCACGGCTAAAGGGAAAAAATTGCAAAAGGTAGTTACTACCCTTTATCAACATGCTATTGAGCAGTCCACACAAGAACTTACTTGGGCATATCGTCAAGGTAGTCTTTACTTCAGTCAAAAGGAGGCCACTCAAGTAGTTATTTTGGATGCCAGTAGTTGGCTTCGTCTCTTAGAAGGAATAGGGGCCTTTATTTTAGAAAAAAGATACCCTTTACATCACCTTATTGCTCCCCATACCCTACCTCCTCCTTTCTTTCAAAGACAACAATTGGCAAATGCCCTTATTATTCCAGGAGAAATTACCTTAAAACGCGAAGAAAGGGGATTAAAACTATTGATAGAAGGAATTGTCCGTCCTCTGGGTATCCTAAAGAAAATACCTGGGGGTTATCAAGTAGTAATAGAAGAAACCAGAGCACCCTTAATAAAACACATTTTAGAAGCCTTTCAAACAAAAGACCGCTGGTCTACTAAAGAATTATTTGAATATTTACATTGGGGAAAATTTGGGCTATGTGAAGAACAATATACACTTTTACTCTTGGCCTTAATTCATAGTGGCCTGTTAATGCCTTATCACCAAGATAAAAGGTTATCACCTACCAGGATAAACCTTTCTAGTTTGAATAAAGTTGATACCATAGAATTAACTCCAACTCTTTCCTCAGAAGAATTAAATTTACTCTCTAAGGTGCCCTTCTTGCCCCAGAAGTTTCAAGGACAAAGATTGACTGTAACTCAGCAGGAAACCCTATGGCAAACATTAATAGAATTTAAAAAGAATACAAAGTTCCAATTACAAGCTATAAAAACATTTTTAAATAAATTTCATTCTCATCCTATTTTTGCCTTTTCAGATTTGAATCTGGCCCAGGAAACATTACAACAATTAGAACAGCTATTAGAGGCCATAAAAGGCTCTTTAACTGCTACTTCTGGACTTAAACGGTTCTGTGAAACATTGAGAGAAATAAGTTTTATAGATATCCTTTGGGCACGTTTTCAGGCCATACATGAATTTTATGAAAAGAGAGAAAAAACCTGCTTTATTTATGAATACTTACATCATCCTGACTTGCATTTACTACCAGATGACCATGGATTAAAAGCCCATTATAAAGAAGTTGCTGAGATATTTAAAAAAAATTTATTGTTTAATCCATCTGCATTATTGAGCTTAGAAGAACACTTTAGTGATTTTCACAAGGCGTATACCCAAGTCTATAAGGAAAAACATAATTCATATTTAACACCTGAGCGTTTCAATGATTATTTTAAGCTACAACAAGAACCAGATTATAAGTTATTAAAACTTTGGTCTAGCCTGCCTGTATTGCCAGCCAGGGCCTATTTGGAAAAAATAGAAAAAAAACTAAATAAGGTGTTAAAACAACTATGTCAGGCAGATGTGGAGGCATGCTTAGCTGAGAGTCCCGTATGTGCCTGTGGTTGGAAATTAGGGCAGGAGGTGGATTTACCTTCTATTTCTATATTAAAAAACCAGATACAAGAAGGCATTAATGCCTCCATGCAAGCCTTACAATCCCCTCCATTGAATAACCGCTTGGAGACTTACATTAAGGCTCTTAAAGAAATTGGGAATAAAGAAAAGGCAAACCAACTAGCTAGTTTTTTAAAAAAGAAGGGAGAAGTAGAAGAATTGCTTGCCATTACTCCAGAACTTAAAAATGCCCTTTTGCAGGGAATCACTGTGGTGGAAAGAAACTTGGACACCCTTATCACTCGCTTACAAGGCCAAAATCTGCCTAAGAGCAAACTTGAAACTATTTTTAAAGACTGGTTAGAAGGAAGGGAAGGATTGCCACCAGATGCTTATGTCAAGGTAACTGTCTCTACAACGGGTGTTCCACCTGCCTTAGAACTGGCCTTAAGAGAATTAGAACCGGGTTTTATCCCTTTAGCTCAGAAGTGGAAGGAACGTTTTTTTTCTTTCCTGGTATTTCTTGCTTGGTGTCACTTTCATAAATTGCCTCTATCTTTAGCAGGAGAATTAGCCAGGATTCCAGAAACAGAATGGCAGGATAGACAACCTAGCCTCTTAAAGCTCACCTTAAGGCTTTCTGAAGAAGAGGCATTCAAACAATGGGCAGAGAGGATAGAAGACGAGGACTTATTATGGCAACACTTGCGTTTTTATCAACCAAATCTTTCATTTTCTTTGGAGAGAGAAAGGCTTTTCCCTCAACTAAAAAGTCGTATATTAGCTTATCTTTTAGAAAAACAGGAGGAGTTTTCTATCTCTAATTTGGATGAAGAGACCAAAAAACTGGTTTTGAGTTATCAGAAACTATTATCTTTAATAAAGACATCTGTAGATGATTATTCTACTAAAGAAGCCTGGGAAGGATTTTTAAAAGAAAAATTAGGACACATGGAATGGATGTTGGGAGAAGTAATGACTAGCAATCTTCCCCACACTTTAAAGCAGTCTTTTTTAAAACAACTTACTGATTGGAATAAAACCCTGGATAAAAAATTTAAGCAATTTTATGAACAACAAAAATATGCACCTCTAACCTTACCTCCAAAAGGAGTAGCTATTTTATTAGATGGACTGCGTTGGGACTTATGGATGGTCTTTAAAAAACAGCTTTTACCTTCTTTAGGGTATAAAATAGAAAAAGAAGGTTTTTATTGGGCCCAGGCCCCAACAGATACCTTCACTCAATTAACTGCTTTAAATCTAGAGATTTATTCAGAAAATCTTTCACCTGGTTTACATTTACTAAAAAAAGATGCCTTAAAAATCTTTAAAATAGATTTAATTGACACCTATATTCATCAAACACACTTATTTCCTCATCAGATAATAAATGAGATGATAACCCAATTAAAGCCCATTTTAAAACCTCTATTAAAAGGCAATAAAAATGTTTTTTTATTTTCAGACCATGGTTTCAGAATGAAAATGACCTCTGTCTTAAGGCCATCTTATAAACAACCTCTTTATGTCCATGGTGGTGTTTCACCTCAAGAGGTAATAGTGCCCTGGGCAAGTTTTATAAAAAACAAGTAA